The proteins below come from a single Serpentinimonas raichei genomic window:
- a CDS encoding glycosyltransferase produces the protein MFLMQLFHGKVNKKLLSRLINNKNQTNMIFIANVLEMNGGSTFLLRVCEEYKKQNKPVAVLVLRNKFDVDILQKLKKLANVYFLHEFLIENAVFFRAHLTIWGLIHWAKLFKTFSPFGYSLHVMGMFGLIFACRMLNKNEKIKISVGIYHQNEFLFKKTNHFFLNKALECFAKLDPKQIVFYNEATKINYAHHFSRDYAESKILPIGIQVPAEIFPYKSNSMEIVSLGNLVNFKTYNEHTIKTLPHLLKKFPLIKYKIYGTGEMKHYLVNLVRKLNLDNSVEFCGAVEYSRFQETLKNSALFVGSGTSLIEAASFGIPAVVGIESIDEPLTYGFISDIEGLSYNENVDYLKKVSYISLFEKFFGDKKIREELSARCKKKSEEFCICKTIAGFDELNLQLNKLNLASKLSRYDLTKMLISFIVVAFNHLFFKEKSFASRRNQSF, from the coding sequence ATGTTTTTGATGCAGTTATTTCATGGGAAAGTAAATAAAAAATTATTATCAAGGTTAATTAATAACAAAAACCAAACTAATATGATTTTTATAGCAAATGTCCTTGAAATGAATGGAGGAAGTACTTTTCTTTTGCGGGTTTGCGAAGAATACAAAAAGCAAAACAAGCCTGTTGCAGTGCTTGTACTAAGGAACAAGTTTGATGTAGATATTTTGCAAAAACTAAAAAAATTAGCCAACGTTTATTTTCTTCATGAGTTTTTGATTGAGAATGCAGTTTTTTTTCGTGCGCATCTCACCATTTGGGGGTTAATACACTGGGCTAAATTATTTAAAACCTTTAGTCCGTTTGGATATTCGTTACATGTAATGGGAATGTTCGGCCTTATTTTTGCATGCCGAATGCTCAATAAAAACGAAAAAATAAAAATTTCTGTTGGGATTTATCATCAGAATGAGTTTTTATTCAAAAAAACAAACCATTTTTTCCTCAATAAAGCTTTAGAGTGCTTTGCCAAATTAGATCCCAAGCAAATTGTTTTCTATAACGAGGCAACGAAGATTAATTATGCTCATCACTTTTCCAGGGACTATGCTGAATCTAAAATTTTACCAATCGGAATTCAAGTTCCGGCAGAAATATTTCCTTATAAATCAAACTCTATGGAAATAGTATCATTGGGGAATCTTGTTAATTTTAAAACATATAATGAGCACACGATAAAAACTTTACCACATTTATTAAAAAAATTCCCGCTAATTAAGTATAAAATTTATGGAACTGGTGAAATGAAACATTATTTAGTAAATCTCGTAAGGAAGCTTAACTTAGATAACTCTGTTGAATTTTGCGGAGCTGTAGAGTATTCAAGATTTCAAGAAACTTTAAAAAATTCTGCTCTTTTTGTAGGAAGTGGAACATCTTTGATTGAGGCTGCTTCGTTTGGAATTCCCGCTGTAGTGGGTATTGAGTCCATTGATGAGCCATTAACTTATGGATTTATATCTGATATTGAAGGATTGTCTTATAATGAGAATGTAGATTACCTAAAAAAAGTTTCGTATATTTCTTTGTTTGAAAAATTTTTTGGAGATAAAAAAATAAGAGAAGAACTATCTGCAAGGTGTAAAAAAAAATCAGAAGAATTTTGTATATGCAAAACTATAGCAGGATTTGATGAGCTAAATTTGCAACTTAATAAATTAAATCTTGCAAGCAAGCTATCAAGATATGACCTTACAAAAATGCTAATCTCATTTATTGTTGTTGCCTTTAATCATCTATTTTTTAAAGAAAAAAGTTTTGCATCAAGGAGAAATCAATCATTTTGA
- the rffA gene encoding dTDP-4-amino-4,6-dideoxygalactose transaminase, with the protein MNIPFNKPYMTGKELFYIAEAHFNGKLAGDGPFTRRCHEWLEQRTGTRKALLTHSCTAALEMAALLLDLAPGDEVIMPSYTFVSTANAFVLRGATPVFVDIRPDTLNIDETLIEAAITPRTRAIVVVHYAGVGCEMDTIMAIAQRHGLFVVEDAAQGLMASYRGRALGSIGHLGCLSFHETKNIISGEGGALLVNDPRWLERAEILREKGTNRSQFFRGEVDKYTWCDVGSSYLPGEITAAFLYAQFEEAEEITSRRLKVWSKYNEFFIQNNKNSVFSLPMSPNECVHNAHMYAVRLPSLSKRSDFIAHLKSREVNTVFHYVPLHSSLFGCGVGRCYGSMENTNNISDQIVRLPLWLGLEKHLSNVFDAVISWESK; encoded by the coding sequence ATGAACATCCCCTTCAACAAACCCTACATGACGGGCAAAGAGCTGTTCTACATCGCCGAGGCCCATTTCAACGGCAAACTCGCAGGCGACGGCCCGTTCACGCGGCGCTGCCATGAATGGCTCGAACAGCGCACTGGGACGCGCAAGGCGCTGCTGACGCATTCGTGCACGGCGGCGCTGGAGATGGCGGCGCTGCTGCTCGATCTGGCCCCGGGCGATGAAGTCATCATGCCCTCCTACACCTTTGTTTCAACCGCCAACGCCTTTGTGCTGCGCGGTGCCACGCCGGTGTTCGTTGACATTCGGCCCGACACCCTGAATATCGACGAGACGCTGATCGAAGCGGCGATTACACCGCGCACCCGGGCCATTGTGGTCGTGCATTACGCCGGCGTCGGCTGCGAGATGGACACCATAATGGCCATCGCCCAGCGCCACGGTTTGTTCGTGGTCGAAGACGCTGCCCAGGGGCTGATGGCCAGCTACCGCGGACGGGCCCTGGGCTCGATCGGGCACCTGGGCTGCTTGAGCTTTCACGAAACCAAGAATATCATCTCGGGCGAAGGCGGCGCCTTGCTGGTCAACGACCCACGCTGGCTGGAGCGGGCCGAAATCTTGCGCGAAAAAGGCACCAACCGCAGCCAGTTTTTTCGGGGCGAAGTGGACAAATACACCTGGTGCGACGTCGGTTCGAGTTATTTACCAGGCGAGATAACCGCTGCATTTCTCTACGCTCAATTTGAAGAGGCTGAAGAAATTACTTCAAGAAGACTAAAAGTATGGAGCAAATATAATGAGTTTTTCATTCAGAATAATAAGAACTCAGTTTTTAGTTTGCCTATGTCGCCTAATGAATGCGTGCATAATGCACACATGTACGCAGTTAGGCTGCCGAGTTTGTCAAAACGTTCGGATTTCATTGCTCACTTAAAATCAAGAGAAGTCAATACTGTTTTTCATTATGTACCTTTGCACTCCTCTCTCTTTGGATGTGGCGTAGGTAGATGCTATGGAAGCATGGAAAATACCAATAATATATCCGATCAAATTGTAAGGTTGCCACTCTGGTTGGGGTTGGAAAAACATCTTAGTAATGTTTTTGATGCAGTTATTTCATGGGAAAGTAAATAA
- a CDS encoding IS481 family transposase gives MNISLHKCARTTPAIRAEIAASSEPASVLAERYNLSLCTVYKWKRRDVFTDKSHTAHRLQTTLSPQQEIIAVQLRKTLLLPLDDLLSVVREFLCRKASRSGLDRCLRRHGVGNLNALKPATAPKPHKAFKAYEPGYLHMDLKYLPQMADQTRRSYLFVAIDRATRWVFVQIKSNKSARSASSFLRALHKACPIKIQKLLTDNGKEFTDRLFGGAQRQPSGTHEFDQLCQALDIEHRLTKPRTPQTNGMVERFNGRIADVLKTNRFRSGEDMEQTLLRYVRLYNHQLPQAALKSKTPLQAMKEWYATHPHLFHRAPYDRPGCDN, from the coding sequence ATGAACATTTCGCTGCACAAATGCGCCCGCACCACACCGGCCATCCGGGCCGAAATCGCCGCCAGCAGCGAACCCGCCAGCGTGCTGGCCGAGCGCTACAACTTGAGCCTGTGCACCGTCTACAAGTGGAAGCGGCGCGACGTCTTTACCGACAAATCCCACACCGCGCACCGCTTGCAGACCACTTTGAGCCCGCAGCAAGAGATCATCGCTGTGCAACTGCGCAAAACCCTGTTGCTGCCGCTGGACGACCTTCTCTCGGTGGTGCGCGAGTTCCTCTGCCGCAAGGCCTCGCGCTCCGGGCTGGATCGCTGTCTGCGACGCCATGGCGTGGGCAACCTCAACGCCCTCAAGCCCGCCACGGCCCCAAAGCCCCACAAGGCCTTCAAAGCCTATGAGCCGGGCTACCTGCACATGGACCTCAAGTACCTGCCCCAGATGGCGGATCAGACCCGGCGCAGCTACCTGTTTGTGGCCATTGACCGGGCCACGCGCTGGGTCTTTGTGCAGATCAAAAGCAACAAGAGCGCACGCAGCGCTTCGAGCTTTTTGCGGGCGCTGCACAAGGCGTGCCCGATCAAGATTCAGAAGCTGTTGACCGACAACGGAAAAGAGTTCACCGACCGTCTGTTTGGCGGTGCCCAGCGCCAACCAAGTGGCACGCATGAGTTTGATCAACTGTGTCAAGCCCTGGATATCGAGCACCGCCTGACCAAGCCCAGGACGCCCCAGACCAACGGCATGGTCGAGCGCTTCAATGGGCGCATCGCCGATGTGCTCAAGACCAACCGCTTTCGCAGCGGGGAGGACATGGAGCAGACGCTGCTGCGCTATGTGCGCTTGTATAACCATCAACTACCCCAAGCAGCCCTCAAGAGTAAAACGCCGCTCCAAGCCATGAAAGAATGGTACGCTACACATCCTCATCTCTTTCATCGAGCGCCTTATGATCGTCCGGGATGTGACAACTAG
- a CDS encoding GNAT family N-acetyltransferase: MILGCPTFELCDADPATLQRACQQPGHYTVRVEPLACTQALHSHGFYYCDTLIEPYCRPDWLLEHPHPEVGLLPQPPLSELLAIAHGAFVHGRFHRDPAINRAHAEARYAQWLEQLHTSGKVWGLTWRQDLLAFIAVEGNQLVLHATASHARGQGKAKYLWSPLCRLLFKRGHTEVRSSISASNLAVLNLYASLGFKFRHAKDIYHRLSP, from the coding sequence TTGATTCTGGGCTGCCCGACTTTCGAGCTCTGCGACGCCGACCCCGCCACCTTGCAGCGTGCCTGCCAGCAGCCGGGCCACTACACGGTGCGCGTCGAGCCGCTGGCGTGCACGCAGGCCTTGCACAGCCACGGTTTTTACTATTGCGACACCCTGATCGAGCCCTACTGCCGGCCAGACTGGTTGCTCGAGCACCCCCACCCCGAGGTCGGCCTGCTGCCCCAGCCGCCCCTGAGCGAGCTGCTGGCCATCGCCCACGGTGCTTTTGTGCATGGCCGCTTTCACCGCGACCCCGCCATCAACCGCGCCCACGCCGAGGCGCGCTACGCCCAGTGGCTCGAGCAATTGCACACCAGCGGCAAAGTCTGGGGCCTGACTTGGCGACAAGATTTGTTGGCCTTCATTGCGGTGGAGGGCAATCAATTGGTGCTACACGCCACGGCCAGCCATGCGCGTGGCCAAGGCAAAGCCAAATACCTTTGGTCACCCCTGTGCCGCTTGCTGTTCAAGCGCGGCCACACCGAGGTGCGCAGCTCGATTTCGGCCAGCAACCTCGCCGTGCTCAATCTCTACGCCTCGCTCGGCTTCAAGTTTCGCCATGCAAAAGACATCTACCACCGCCTGAGCCCATGA